One region of Plasmodium gaboni strain SY75 chromosome 6, whole genome shotgun sequence genomic DNA includes:
- a CDS encoding hypothetical protein (conserved Plasmodium protein, unknown function), translating to MEKKKKKNSFLLQGYFKKSLNSTDNNNNNNNNNYYPYDENSLVKLTNPYNITTDNGKKLFCRNPLGLVSYYRCTEGTANILSDTSGCNRLAYIKNYDQSDRVWYYQFERNELIINKDERGKQLNGNYCIKLSGKSNCYIEIESDSCLELLGGNYSMNEKSILIKKEIFKNLTNDNNEGFTFEMWIGIHESLFDKKGEKKKKKSNKKKKKYVQSSEDENEDNNEDDEEEYSSYINSKGNKKKCICLIQKGKSCEWNICLVIDNEKEECFFVINFKDKKYQFDTFPIAHLKSVLIKKHYWINISIIFNLTIDLIYVILSGDDNYFLRVIKNSYLIFYNTLLYPTNFFIDNNRQLPLCIGIQPEEGGGHENNIIEEKGYNISNDKGKKKDAKSITGLEKEKKRYDNNYVYISFLITEIRLYVSSRSADLVMKEKKSVLMGDFVYGDMGNRKEKKEKKEKKKKKKYNTSSDKDESESYEDIDNNNNSKSGDDSYDQSDNNINNNYSSNSEKKNENLHLKKKKYEDNKIQIKYKGLKKPVVINSPDENSESDEMKKIYDKNGKELGSRSLEKGKNRTKNNIYIDHEKKKDDEKDIFFKYNNDIGGEEKKNIADRCSEFNIEIEEMKKRFSKFSDEMKEKERKKNYKKEEKRKVNNNNNININNISNSNSNSKDFFQFDGENSNDFTPHFSNSKGLEEKDLPDSCDDDFFVGNNKKKKDVNVTSDSSSEVDEMKNKNINKYTNKYTNKSKDDIINNNNFVNFDEINPNGSFYFHFSDEKDKSSGEENKRNDDFYFGKGGKDNSMKDVFSNNKKEEIKLKGSTNMFSDNIEKGDRLIYNNENNKENNKEKYINFIVNEFKDKFEHEFIDKFVDTISSKLNLSDKERMELVENIKNRGKEKTELTYKDIDKTQQYQNDASLNLLWGDEKKNNKYDIDIVKEKYNELIKKKEYSEQKSFYNEIKEELKRVKQKTVIEKEMDDYIKQNQLMNEYYCKKYKEYYDSDKSSEDIIGDEHVKDYIDGEDYKCVKEDSGEDYKIEKDDYNKCDKVGDGLYLNWDNKKIIHVIPNEHEETDGYVDQINSDGSNSVVNIKYEKKSDVSDFTFNKYKNVLDEEEEENKQHFKKNLKKKNKIDDEPFEKNVYNKEERKCIHKDVFPCSENDSSIIYHKDELVSEYSNAIISKEDDSYQRSYYDETYDKMNKEEEMNVGKKYYKYICPLTPYEIYIIEKFYKHGIKEELKEFRNKNYMSSCNNNNSNMSRNPINITYIKYKICLMKSLLNISLKYIQEKKYTKALKVCIRNSDYIKNFVRSYCILKYKKLKDNYKYVDFYLNLDSSEITMDELKNVLKTNVRNITICKILLMINEYKHYRYIENSSLILILYSILCRIVVNTKLLQYVLRKFIKRLFVRGCLFYVQKMCEFYFLLFPYEDKGKYESFKTKGIKKENAQDNNKMLLNQIYELSKNNFLIYSTCYKSHKFAQINNYQLNFEKCISYFSPEWGYYIYTTSNFNIFSSTVKFNGFLKSSSIDFSLISEEKYESLFDDPSMVIRYDVNSDETKMFCNNMLKGGDPEGAQKSVPFVGDELLIENKDNIKSEGDDIKNEGDNKIEGDNKSEGDNKIEGDNKSEGDNKSEGDIKNDDTFKNGDTIKNDGDDNLECDPFNFENRNNSIVLHGSSIEDGNKLLSSEPTTSNKIKCALEDISSKNDCLHVYLLNYEKKKRNYYIIDENLKRIQFSRNKTNYHLETFYELHNNDKNNENNNRRNKLEDNVMSKINRDAYLNSSKYAYKNTQLLGSCPYCKHAFNFFTRTCNICQRYVHICYYLFIYCTYKYHCELCDATYSEK from the exons ATggaaaagaaaaaaaaaaaaaatagttTCTTGTTACAAGgttattttaaaaaatctTTAAATTCAACAGataacaacaataataataataataataattattaccCATATGATGAAAATTCTCTTGTGAAATTAACAAATCCATACAATATAACAACTGATAATGGTAAGAAACTATTTTGTAGAAATCCCCTTGGGTTAGTTTCTTATTATCGTTGTACGGAAGGAACTGCAAATATTTTAAGTGACACTTCAGGATGTAATAGATTAGCctatataaaaaattatgacCAGTCAG aCCGAGTGTGGTACTACCAGTTTGAAAGGAACGAACTCATAATTAATAAAGATGAGAGAGGGAAACAATTAAATGGAAACTATTGCATAAAATTAAGCGGGAAGTCAAATTGTTATATAGAAATCGAGTCTGATAGTTGCCTAGAACTATTAGGTGGAAATTATAGTATGAATGAAAAAAGTatacttataaaaaaagagatTTTCAAAAACCTAACAAATGATAACAATGAAGGTTTTACCTTTGAAATGTGGATAGGAATACATGAATCCCTTTTTGACAAGAAAGgagagaaaaaaaaaaaaaaaagtaataaaaaaaaaaaaaaatatgtacaATCCAGTGAAgatgaaaatgaagataacaatgaagatgatgaagaagaatatagtagttatataaattctaagggtaataaaaagaaatgtatatgtttaataCAAAAGGGCAAATCATGTGAATGGAATATTTGTCTCGTTATtgataatgaaaaagaagaatGTTTCTTTGTTATCAATTTTAAAGATAAGAAATATCAGTTTGATACTTTTCCTATAGCTCATTTGAAGAGTgttcttataaaaaaacattattggataaatatatcgattatatttaatttaactattgatttaatatatgtgataTTATCAGGAgatgataattattttttaagaGTGATTAAAAATtcttatttaatattttataacaCTTTGTTATATCCCACAAATTTCtttattgataataatagGCAGTTACCCTTATGTATAGGAATACAGCCCGAGGAGGGTGGTGGTcatgaaaataatataatagaagaaaagggatataatatttcaaatgATAAGGGAAAAAAGAAGGATGCTAAAAGCATTACAGGGTTAGAAAAGGAGAAGAAACgttatgataataattatgtatacatttcttttttaataacaGAGATACGGTTATACGTGTCTAGTCGTTCTGCTGATTTGGTTATGAAAGAAAAGAAGTCTGTTTTGATGGGTGATTTTGTTTATGGCGATATGGGTAATAGGAAAGAGAAGAAAGAGAAGAAagagaagaaaaagaagaagaaatataatacaagCTCTGACAAAGATGAAAGTGAATCATACGAAgatattgataataataataatagtaaaaGTGGTGATGATAGTTATGACCAGAGcgataataatataaataataattatagtTCCAATAGTGAGaagaaaaatgaaaacttacatttaaaaaagaaaaagtatgaagataataagatacaaattaaatataagGGTTTGAAAAAACCAGTGGTTATAAATTCTCCAGATGAAAATTCCGAAAGTGAcgaaatgaaaaaaatatatgataagAATGGGAAAGAGCTAGGTAGCAGATCATTGGAAAAAGGCAAAAACCGAACAAAaaacaatatttatattgaccatgagaaaaaaaaagatgacgagaaagatatattttttaaatacaataatgatattggaggagaagaaaaaaaaaacattgCAGATCGTTGTAGTGAGTTCAATATAGAAATTGAAGAAATGAAGAAGAGGTTTAGTAAATTTAGTGATGAGATGAAAGAAAaggaaagaaaaaagaattacAAAAAGGAGGAAAAAAGAAAGgtgaataataataataatattaatattaataatattagtaatagtaatagtaatagtaaAGATTTTTTCCAGTTCGATGGGGAAAATTCAAATGATTTTACACCACATTTTTCAAATTCCAAAGGTTTGGAAGAGAAGGATTTACCAGATTCATGTGATGATGATTTTTTTGTaggaaataataaaaaaaaaaaagatgtAAATGTGACATCTGATAGTTCGTCTGAAGTTGatgaaatgaaaaataagaatataaataaatatacaaataaatatacaaataaaagtaaagatgatattataaataataacaattttGTTAATTTTGATGAAATAAATCCTAATGGatctttttatttccaTTTTTCCGATGAAAAGGATAAATCAAGTGGTGAGGAAAACAAAAGAAATGATGACTTTTATTTCGGGAAAGGGGGAAAAGATAACAGCATGAAAGATGTATttagtaataataaaaaagaagaaataaaattaaaaggTTCTACTAATATGTTTTCAgataatatagaaaagGGTGATAggttaatatataataatgagaataataaagaaaataataaagaaaaatatataaatttcaTTGTGAACGAATTTAAAGACAAATTCGAACATGAATTTATTGACAAGTTTGTTGATACGATTTCATCGAAACTTAATTTGAGTGACAAAGAGAGAATGGAGTTAgttgaaaatattaaaaatagaGGAAAGGAAAAAACCGAATTAACATATAAAGATATAGATAAAACACAACAGTATCAAAATGATGCTAGTTTGAATTTATTATGGGGTGATGagaaaaagaataataaatatgatatagatatagtaaaagagaaatataatgagttaataaaaaaaaaagaatattcAGAGCAAAAGAGtttttataatgaaatTAAAGAGGAACTTAAAAGGGTCAAACAAAAAACGGTTATTGAAAAAGAGATGgatgattatataaaacaaaacCAGTTAATGAATGAGTATtattgtaaaaaatataaggAGTATTATGATAGTGACAAAAGTTCAGAAGATATTATAGGTGATGAACATGTGAAAGATTATATAGATGGAGAAGATTATAAATGTGTGAAAGAGGATTCAGGTGAGGATTACAAAATTGAAAAGgatgattataataaatgtgATAAAGTTGGAGATGGGTTATATTTGAATTGggataataaaaaaatcataCATGTTATTCCTAATGAACATGAAGAAACAGATGGTTATGTGGATCAGATAAATTCGGATGGTAGTAATTCTGttgttaatataaaatatgaaaaaaagtCAGACGTGAGTGATTTTACATTTAATAAGTATAAAAATGTGTTAGATGAAGAGGAGGAAGAGAACAAAcaacattttaaaaaaaatttaaaaaaaaaaaataaaatagatGATGAACcatttgaaaaaaatgtatataataaggAAGAAAGAAAGTGTATACATAAAGATGTTTTTCCATGTAGTGAGAATGATTCGtctattatatatcataaagATGAACTTGTTTCAGAATATTCAAATGCTATTATATCAAAAGAGGATGATAGTTATCAAAGAAGTTATTATGATGAGACATATgataaaatgaataaagaagaagaaatgAATGTAGgaaagaaatattataaatatatttgtcCTTTAACTCcttatgaaatatatattatagaGAAATTTTATAAGCATGgaataaaagaagaattaaaagaatttagaaataaaaattatatgtcatcatgtaataataataatagtaatatgTCAAGAAATccaataaatataacatatattaaatataaaatatgcTTAATGAAATCTTTGCTTAATATTAGTTTAAAGTATATTCaagagaaaaaatatacaaaagCATTAAAAGTATGTATACGTAATAgtgattatataaaaaattttgttaGAAGTTATtgtattttaaaatataagaaattaaaagataattataagtatgttgatttttatttaaatttgGATAGTTCAGAAATAACTATGgatgaattaaaaaatgtattaaaaaCGAATGTAAGGAATATAACAATATgtaaaattttattaatgataaatgaatataaacATTATAGATATATTGAGAATTCATCActtatattaatattatattctatatTATGTCGTATTGTAGTAAATACAAAGCTATTACAATATGTTTTAAGGAAATTTATAAAACGTTTGTTTGTTCGAGgatgtttattttatgttcAAAAGATGTGtgaattttattttttgttatttcCTTATGAAGATAAAGGGAAATATGAATCTTTTAAAACGAAAggtataaaaaaagaaaatgcacaagataataataaaatgttattGAACCAGATATATGAGCTTTCAAAAAACaattttcttatatattccACATGTTATAAGAGTCATAAATTTGctcaaataaataattatcaattaaattttgaaaaatgtatatcatatttttctcCTGAGTGGggatattatatatacacgACAAgtaattttaatattttttcttcaacAGTAAAATTTAATGgttttttaaaaagttCGTCCATAGACTTTTCATTAATATCAGAGGAGAAGTATGAATCATTGTTTGATGACCCTTCGATGGTTATTCGATATGATGTAAATAGTGACGAGACAAAAATGttttgtaataatatgttGAAGGGGGGTGATCCTGAGGGTGCTCAAAAATCGGTGCCTTTTGTGGGTGACGAGTTATTGATAGAAAATAAggataatattaaaagtGAAGGTgatgatattaaaaatgagggtgataataaaattgaaggtgataataaaagtgaaggtgataataaaattgaaggtgataataaaagtgaaggtgataataaaagtgaaggtgatattaaaaatgatgatacttttaaaaatggtgatactattaaaaatgatggTGATGATAATTTAGAATGTGACCCGTTCAACTTTGAAAATCGTAATAATTCTATTGTTCTGCATGGCAGTAGTATAGAAGATGGGAATAAACTTTTATCATCAGAACCGACGActtcaaataaaataaaatgtgCACTAGAAGATATATCATCTAAGAATGATTGTTTAcatgtatatttattaaattatgaaaaaaaaaaaagaaattattacattatcgatgaaaatttaaaaCGTATTCAATTTAGTAGGAACAAAACGAATTACCATTTAGAAACGTTTTATGAGCttcataataatgataaaaataatgaaaataataatagaagaaataaattaGAAGATAATGTTATGAGTAAAATTAATCGTGATGCATATTTAAATTCATCGAAATATGCATATAAAAATACCCAACTATTAGGAAGTTGCCCATATTGTAAACATgcttttaatttttttacaaGAACATGTAACATATGTCAAAGATATGTTcatatatgttattatctttttatttattgtaCTTATAAATACCACTGCGAGTTGTGTGATGCAACATATTCAGAAAAG
- a CDS encoding hypothetical protein (conserved Plasmodium protein, unknown function) gives MKLFFLFFMFLIKCTTSIYDDNFIFTFKNAKKINTIKSNVTKYEVELNLTFNVKKSGKEFFLVSLIPAHNLQILQFKKEETNEINENVEIKLNSTQMKDKDSCDYVITAKMYLLKLTNDELKKFKIYHYPFENKENTKNVPPEYEYSEKSLKTFFSSIPTIYPSTYILKISVDISKEGLNSEGIWIFSIAEKNDSRSEKQKCTIYSDQLAEVFLQKSTSNNLFLLYCNSTTNAEILNLIPDIRKNFDVQLFTTKNFYGAHESIYKVQIDFDKIDTTLQADKIMISIKLPVDLCYSNSCFNKNATNPCLNIKSNPFDECTYIFRSYKFLLKSKRNEVITKKFDVLIENINNPIIDIDRDKMWVINVYTIDAINFVINSEHKEILERVSDDVCSKNFINKFINKYSDTITWIASHMAIKSTPPLIFLKVEPIDNYELIENPLIVQFKLLFLEGHIFKNCLIEMKSIHRFTSVLTKTENRFNIYNHKLLLPNSSFKPIIDEEHKIDIEKSVIKNNDIIEFAIDIKKYRNNEYWYVIIKCLNDQNVYVKEAQSLFIYPIENKKIYISDLYYRNKIDQNKYMFYLNIFVYDEKELDIKLSLSSIQENNNVQLSESCNAFVYTSCYNLVYHECSKIKEQKIMYQINSYKSTDKHFTVFFPLIIQKTNENFNLQIELDTKNNPRHVIKKMNINIENILLKNSNKPCINQLIWKLKKYKKKYESHLFILFKVVNCQNIYEPFLVSFQNNENFYAKTDPLDNSEKFTFQKTYKQKYPIDYESISQKIFEQNIISIITIVLIDYNFLYSLKTDGKNQFMQFLKKNVFFPYNKFYVVSYYNKDLLIEFYKYMDVANVRIDIVQKSSDIQNLIGALEKTISFAEQVKHKEQNYMNSEYSILVLTDIKGMTNVKENTNIYIQNDADIDKIFSRIYIISFEKGDYSNTDIFYESIQKVDHMYIYNYKKKKKDNLYFLSFHKYVIDEQLLLHYSKSILQDYIILHTQIYKTSWYLLGICRNNILKNSMINRKLHIYYVDQLVKTVAYTISKEETNTVYDNSSISSFQDMCNIFTHMQLLGYK, from the exons atgaaattattctttttatttttcatgTTTCTAATAAAATGTACCACCTCAATTTATGATGacaattttatatttacatttaaaaaCGCGAAAAAA ATAAATACAATCAAAAGTAACGTCACAAAATACGAAGTAGAACTAAACTTAACCTTCAATGTCAAAAAAAGTGGAAAggaattttttttagtttCTTTAATACCTGCTC ACAACTTACAAATATTacaatttaaaaaagaagagaccaatgaaataaatgaaaaCGTGGAAATTAAACTTAACTCGACACAAATGAAAGATAAAG ACTCCTGTGATTATGTCATAACAGCTAAAATGTACTTATTAAAATTAACTAATGATGAATTAAagaaatttaaaatatatcattatccttttgaaaataaagagAATACAAAAAATGTTCCACCTGAATATGAATACTCAGAAAAATCTTTAA aaacTTTTTTTTCCTCTATACCAACTATATATCCTTCCacttatattttaaagatCTCTGTGGATATATCAAAGGAGGGGTTAAATTCGGAGGGCATATG gatattttctattgctgaaaaaaatgattcACGCTCAGAGAAACAAAAATGTACTATATATTCTGATCAGCTAGCTGAAGTGTTCCTACAAAAATCAACTTCCAATAATCTCTTCTTGCTATATTGTAACAGTACCACAAATGCAGAA atattaaatttaattccagatataagaaaaaattttgaCGTTCAATTATTTACTACCAAAAATTTTTATGGAGCTCACGAATCTATCTACAAAGTACAAATAGACTTTGATAAAATAGACACAACATTACAAGCTG ataaaataatgattaGTATTAAACTACCAGTAGATTTATGCTATTCCAATTCttgttttaataaaaatgcTACAAATCCATGTTTAAATATCAAGTCCAATCCTTTTGATGAATgcacatatatttttagaaGTTATAAATTTCTCTTGAAATCAAAACGTAATGAG GTTATAACTAAAAAATTTGATGTACTTATAGAAAATATCAATAACCCTATTATTGATATCGATAGGGATAAAATGTGGGTTATTAATGTTTATACTATCGATGCCATAAATTTTGTAATTAATTCAGAACATAAGGAAATATTAGAAAGGGTATCAGATGATGTGTGCtcaaaaaattttataaacaaatttataaataaatattctGATACCATTACATGGATTGCTTCACACATGGCAATTAAGTCTACGCCCCCTTTGATTTTCTTAAAAGTGgaa CCGATTGATAATTACGAATTAATAGAAAACCCACTTATTGTACAATTCAAATTACTCTTTTTGGAAGGACATATTTTCAAGAATTGTCTAATAGAAATGAAATCCATACATAGATTTACATCCGTTCTTACAAAAACGGAAAATAgatttaatatatataatcacAAATTATTGTTACCTAATTCTAGCTTCAAACCAATTATTGATGAAGAACATAAAATAGATATTGAAAAAAGtgtaattaaaaataatgacATTATAGAGTTTGCaatagatataaaaaaatatcgaaataatgaatactggtatgttattataaaatgCCTAAATGATCAAAATGTATATGTAAAAGAAGCACAgtcattatttatttatcctatagaaaataaaaaaatatatataagtgATTTATATTACAGAAACAAAATTGATCaaaacaaatatatgttttatttaaatatatttgtatatgatgaaaaagaattagatataaaattatCTTTGTCATCAATtcaagaaaataataatgtacAATTAAGTGAATCGTGTAATGCTTTTGTTTATACTTCTTGTTATAATCTTGTTTATCATGAATGctcaaaaataaaagaacaaaaaattatgtatCAAATTAACTCCTACAAATCAACAGATAAACATTTTACCGTTTTCTTTCctttaataattcaaaaaaCTAATGAAAATTTCAACCTACAAATTGAATTAGACACCAAAAATAATCCAAGAcatgttataaaaaaaatgaacattaatatagaaaatatattattgaaaAATTCTAATAAACCATGTATAAACCAATTAATATggaaattaaaaaaatataaaaaaaaatatgaatcgcatttatttattttatttaaagtTGTAAACTGTCAAAACATTTATGAACCTTTTTTAGTCAGttttcaaaataatgaaaatttCTATGCCAAAACTGATCCTTTAGATAATAGTGAAAAATTTACATTTcaaaaaacatataaacaaaaatatcCAATTGATTATGAATCTATATCACAAAAAATTTTTGAACAAAATATCATATCAATCATTACAATTGTTCTTATTGattacaattttttatattcattaaaaACAGATGGAAAAAATCAATTTATGCaattcttaaaaaaaaatgttttcTTTCCTTATAACAAATTTTATGTGgtatcatattataataaagattTGTTAATCgaattttataaatatatggaCGTAGCCAATGTACGTATTGATATTGTTCAGAAGTCATCAGATATACAAAATTTAATAGGAGCATTAGAAAAAACTATTTCATTTGCTGAACAAGTAAAACATAAAgaacaaaattatatgaatagTGAATATAGTATTTTAGTATTAACAGATATCAAAGGAATGACAAATGTAAAGgaaaatacaaatatatatatacaaaatgatgctgatatagataaaatattttcaagaatttatattatatcttttgAAAAAGGCGATTATTCTAACActgatattttttatgaatcAATTCAAAAAGTAGATcatatgtacatatataattataaaaaaaaaaaaaaggataaCCTATATTTCCTTTCTTTCCATAAATATGTTATTGACGAACAATTATTGTTACACTACTCAAAATCTATATTACAagattatattattttgcACACACAAATTTACAAAACATCATGGTATTTGCTAGGAATATGtagaaataatattctaAAAAATAGTATGATCAATAGaaaattacatatatattatgtagATCAACTTGTAAAAACTGTTGCATATACCATATCAAAAGAAGAAACTAATACTGTATACGATAATTCATCCATATCTTCCTTTCAAGATATGTGTAACATTTTTACTCATATGCAATTATTAGGATATAAATAG